One window of Papaver somniferum cultivar HN1 chromosome 9, ASM357369v1, whole genome shotgun sequence genomic DNA carries:
- the LOC113313729 gene encoding uncharacterized protein LOC113313729, translating to MRGIMGSSSISLLLLPPPTSKFNLRKSSFSIKSSNPSLNSSSLAIPNIKSRTFSPYPSDKNTQIWRISAANGEELSKQADTVQNIITSNEDTGVSTTISVLLFIAFVGLTILTIGVIYIAVTDFLTKREREKYEKAESEKKKKKGGKKVLRSRVGPKGFGQKLDDEDDFDDF from the exons ATGAGAGGGATAATGGGTTCCTCATCTATATCTCTACTGCTACTACCACCTCCAACCTCCAAATTCAATCTTAGAAAATCATCATTCTCCATTAAATCCTCCAACCCATCACTGAATTCAAGTTCACTCGCCATTCCCAACATCAAATCAAGAACTTTCAGTCCATATCCATCGGACAAAAACACTCAAATTTGGAGAATTTCAGCTGCAAATGGCGAGGAATTAAGTAAACAAGCAGATACAGTTCAAAATATAATCACATCCAATGAAGATACTGGTGTGTCTACAACTATATCAGTTCTCCTCTTCATTGCTTTTGTTGGTCTCACCATTCTCACTATTGGG GTCATATACATTGCTGTGACTGATTTTTTGACAAAGAGAGAAAGGGAAAAGTATGAGAAAGCAGAgagcgagaagaagaagaagaaaggtgggAAGAAAGTTTTGAGATCAAGAGTTGGACCTAAAGGATTTGGACAGAaacttgatgatgaagatgattttgatgatttctag